From the Micromonospora sediminicola genome, one window contains:
- a CDS encoding glycoside hydrolase family 6 protein, with translation MNLWRRLSGRSRTLALTGAGVLVAGGLVTLPVTAAQAATQCSVDYTTNDWSGGFTANVVIKNLGDPLSSWTLGFTFPNSSQRVQQGWSAKWSQTGQNVTAQNESYNGSLATGASTNIGFNGAWSGSNPKPTQFTLNGTVCNGGTPPTTTPPTTTPPTTTPPTTTPPTTTPPTTTPPTTTPPGQKVDNPYAGVKGYVNPEWKAKAESVAGGNRVSNNPTAVWLDRIAAINGTTGSSSNGAMGVRDHLDAALAQGAGYIQFVIYNLPGRDCSALASNGELGPDELPRYKSEYIDPIAAIQGDAKYKNLRIVNIIEIDSLPNLVTNTSGNPGGTAMCDTVKANGAYVNGVGYALAKLGAIGNVYNYIDAAHHGWIGWDSNFGPVADQLKAAAVASGSTVRNVHGFIVNTANYSALKEPYVKVTDSVNGQTVRQSKWIDWNQYVDELSFAQAFRQKLVSVGFDSTIGMLIDTSRNGWGGSARPTGAGPLTSVDAYVDGGRVDRRYHTGNWCNQAGAGLGERPKANPEPGIDAYVWVKPPGESDGSSKEIPNNEGKGFDRMCDPTYTGNARNGNNLSGALPDAPISGAWFPAQFAQLMQNAYPAL, from the coding sequence ATGAATCTGTGGAGAAGGCTGTCCGGCCGGAGCCGGACGCTCGCGCTCACCGGCGCCGGCGTCCTCGTGGCCGGCGGGCTGGTGACCCTCCCGGTCACCGCGGCTCAGGCCGCGACCCAGTGCAGCGTGGACTACACCACCAACGACTGGAGCGGTGGCTTCACCGCCAACGTGGTCATCAAGAACCTCGGTGACCCGCTGAGCTCGTGGACCCTCGGCTTCACCTTCCCGAACAGCTCGCAGCGCGTGCAGCAGGGCTGGTCGGCGAAGTGGTCGCAGACCGGTCAGAACGTGACCGCGCAGAACGAGTCCTACAACGGCTCGCTGGCCACCGGCGCCAGCACCAACATCGGGTTCAACGGCGCGTGGAGCGGCAGCAACCCGAAGCCGACCCAGTTCACCCTGAACGGCACGGTCTGCAACGGCGGCACGCCGCCCACCACGACCCCGCCGACCACCACCCCGCCGACGACGACGCCGCCCACCACGACGCCGCCGACCACCACCCCGCCCACCACGACCCCGCCGACCACGACCCCGCCGGGGCAGAAGGTCGACAACCCGTACGCCGGGGTGAAGGGGTACGTGAACCCGGAGTGGAAGGCCAAGGCCGAGTCGGTCGCCGGTGGCAACCGGGTGTCGAACAACCCGACCGCGGTCTGGCTCGACCGGATCGCCGCCATCAACGGCACCACCGGCAGCAGCTCCAACGGCGCGATGGGGGTCCGTGACCACCTGGACGCCGCGCTCGCCCAGGGCGCCGGCTACATCCAGTTCGTCATCTACAACCTGCCCGGCCGGGACTGCTCCGCGCTGGCCTCCAACGGCGAGCTGGGCCCGGACGAGCTGCCGCGCTACAAGTCCGAGTACATCGACCCGATCGCCGCGATCCAGGGCGACGCGAAGTACAAGAACCTGCGCATCGTCAACATCATCGAGATCGACTCGCTGCCCAACCTGGTGACCAACACCTCGGGCAACCCGGGCGGCACCGCGATGTGCGACACGGTCAAGGCCAACGGCGCCTACGTCAACGGCGTCGGCTACGCGCTGGCGAAGCTCGGCGCGATCGGCAACGTCTACAACTACATCGACGCCGCGCACCACGGCTGGATCGGCTGGGACAGCAACTTCGGCCCGGTCGCCGACCAGCTCAAGGCCGCCGCCGTCGCGTCCGGCAGCACGGTGCGCAACGTGCACGGCTTCATCGTCAACACCGCCAACTACTCGGCGCTCAAGGAGCCGTACGTCAAGGTCACCGACTCGGTGAACGGCCAGACCGTGCGGCAGTCCAAGTGGATCGACTGGAACCAGTACGTCGACGAGCTGTCGTTCGCCCAGGCGTTCCGGCAGAAGCTGGTCTCGGTCGGCTTCGACAGCACCATCGGCATGCTGATCGACACCTCCCGCAACGGCTGGGGCGGCTCCGCCCGGCCCACCGGTGCCGGCCCGCTGACCAGCGTGGACGCGTACGTCGACGGGGGTCGGGTCGACCGCCGCTACCACACCGGCAACTGGTGCAACCAGGCCGGCGCGGGCCTCGGCGAGCGGCCGAAGGCCAACCCGGAGCCGGGCATCGACGCCTACGTGTGGGTGAAGCCCCCGGGTGAGTCGGACGGCTCCAGCAAGGAGATCCCGAACAACGAGGGCAAGGGCTTCGACCGGATGTGCGACCCGACGTACACCGGTAACGCCCGCAACGGGAACAACCTCTCCGGCGCCCTGCCGGACGCGCCGATCTCCGGCGCGTGGTTCCCGGCCCAGTTCGCGCAGCTGATGCAGAACGCCTACCCGGCGCTCTGA
- a CDS encoding sodium:solute symporter family protein yields the protein MGSGLRLNMNALDYLILALYFVTVLGVGFAARRAIKTSVDFFLSGRSLPAWVTGLAFVSANLGALEIIGMAANGAQYGIMTVHYYWIGAVPAMVFLGIVMMPFYYGSKVRSVPEYLRLRFNRPTHLLNAISFAVAQVLIAGVNLYALALIMQALLGWPLWVAIVVGAVIVLAYITVGGLSGAIYNEVLQFFVIIAGLVPITVIGLVKVGGVNGLMDAVRESKLGEAGLHAWQGTGSTDNPLGAHWLGIVFGLGFVLSFGYWTTNFAEVQRALSARNMSAARRTPIIAAYPKLLIPVVTVIPGLIALITVKGLGADQGDLVYNNAIPLLMRDLLPNGVLGIAVTGLVASFMAGMAANVSGFNTVFTYDIWQAYFRRDRPDGYYVKVGRIATVVAVVVGIGTAFIAAGFSNIMNYIQALFSVFNAPLFGTFIIGMFWRRMSALAGFWSLLSGTVVAIATYVLYKTGVISFNSDLEESFWGAGLAFVTVAVVAAIVTPLTRPKTDSELTGLVYGRSDTTLADDSLAGDAAWYRSPVLLGIVAVILAALFYIPVF from the coding sequence ATGGGTAGCGGCCTACGGTTGAACATGAACGCCCTGGACTACCTGATCCTGGCGCTCTACTTCGTCACGGTGCTGGGTGTCGGCTTCGCCGCCCGCCGCGCCATCAAGACCAGCGTGGACTTCTTCCTCTCCGGGCGGTCGTTGCCCGCCTGGGTCACCGGCCTGGCGTTCGTCTCGGCGAACCTGGGCGCGCTGGAGATCATCGGCATGGCCGCCAACGGCGCCCAGTACGGCATCATGACGGTCCACTACTACTGGATCGGCGCCGTGCCGGCGATGGTCTTCCTCGGCATCGTGATGATGCCCTTCTACTACGGCTCGAAGGTCCGCAGCGTCCCGGAGTACCTGCGGCTGCGCTTCAACCGCCCGACCCACCTGCTCAACGCGATCAGCTTCGCGGTCGCCCAGGTGCTGATCGCGGGCGTGAACCTCTACGCGTTGGCGCTGATCATGCAGGCGCTGCTGGGTTGGCCGCTCTGGGTCGCGATCGTGGTCGGCGCGGTGATCGTGCTGGCGTACATCACGGTCGGCGGCCTCTCCGGCGCGATCTACAACGAGGTGCTCCAGTTCTTCGTGATCATCGCCGGCCTGGTGCCGATCACGGTGATCGGCCTGGTCAAGGTCGGCGGCGTGAACGGGCTGATGGACGCGGTACGGGAGTCCAAGCTCGGCGAGGCCGGCCTGCACGCCTGGCAGGGCACCGGCAGCACCGACAATCCCCTCGGCGCGCACTGGCTGGGCATCGTCTTCGGCCTCGGTTTCGTGCTCTCCTTCGGCTACTGGACCACCAACTTCGCCGAGGTGCAGCGCGCGCTGTCGGCACGCAACATGAGCGCCGCCCGGCGGACCCCGATCATCGCGGCGTACCCGAAGCTGCTGATCCCGGTGGTCACCGTGATCCCCGGCCTGATCGCCCTGATCACGGTCAAGGGGCTGGGCGCCGACCAGGGCGACCTGGTCTACAACAACGCCATCCCGCTGCTCATGCGCGACCTGCTGCCCAACGGCGTGCTCGGCATCGCGGTCACCGGCCTGGTGGCCTCGTTCATGGCCGGCATGGCGGCCAACGTCAGCGGCTTCAACACCGTCTTCACGTACGACATCTGGCAGGCGTACTTCCGGCGGGACCGGCCGGACGGGTACTACGTGAAGGTGGGCCGGATCGCCACGGTCGTGGCCGTGGTGGTCGGCATCGGCACCGCGTTCATCGCGGCCGGCTTCAGCAACATCATGAACTACATCCAGGCGCTCTTCTCGGTCTTCAACGCCCCGCTCTTCGGCACGTTCATCATCGGCATGTTCTGGCGGCGGATGAGCGCGCTGGCCGGCTTCTGGTCGCTGCTGTCCGGCACGGTGGTGGCGATCGCCACCTACGTGCTCTACAAGACCGGCGTGATCAGCTTCAACTCGGACCTGGAGGAGAGCTTCTGGGGCGCGGGCCTGGCCTTCGTGACCGTCGCGGTGGTGGCCGCGATCGTCACGCCGCTGACCCGGCCGAAGACCGACAGCGAGCTGACCGGGCTGGTGTACGGCCGCAGCGACACCACGCTGGCCGACGACTCGCTGGCCGGCGACGCGGCCTGGTACCGCTCGCCGGTGCTGCTCGGCATCGTCGCCGTGATCCTGGCCGCCCTCTTCTACATCCCGGTCTTCTGA
- a CDS encoding sensor histidine kinase: MNTRDWPIRAKLTALVIGPVTGLLALWIFATTLTFGPALDLLAARTLLYDLGRPGETVVAELQRERRLSVVQLAGDAALPELGEQRERTDRAVAELRRRIDGEDLRDAADDQLDARLDQLGSALEALPAGRAFIDDRKVDRAGAVGLYSGMVGSAFQAFSAMAALPDVQLNREASALTALGRSRELLGQADALLAGAVTAGRYAEGEHEQLVRTVENQRFLAENAVADLPPDERTGYQRLTEGPGFLRLRALQDTLIRSAELPARFDVRAWESSHTEVWQGLRDFELRGADSLAERSVPMAVRILVQLAAAGVLGLVAVVVCVLVVLRVGRSLAHRLTGVRGAATDMAERRLPDVVARLRRGEEVDVDREAPELDHGGDEIGQVARAFNEVRRTAVRAAVDEVTLRRGFNEVILNLARRSQGLVHRQLALLDRLERRTEDPDELAGLFQVDHLATRLRRHAEDLVILAGAAPGRGWRRPVAAVDVMRGAISEVEAYDRVDVGEVQSAGVLGRAVGDVIHLLAELIENATAFSPPGTRVDVTGRTVPGGYAIDITDRGLGMSPPALAAANRKLAAPPEFDPADSARLGLFVVARLAARHGVRVELRPAGPAGTTASVLVPSDLITDEPPVGADATPAGPERRRMAKVTRLTTVPRGRPGRPNRDRSEPTVVPLPTARASTVEPPADGDGLPRRVRRRGPTARPRAAVTDVPAHRTPEEARRAMSALQAGTARGRRDGSRTVGGPSAARLRDASAAEPAETGTPSTAPEPATEPSSPAPDHRTATERDA, encoded by the coding sequence TTGAACACCCGCGACTGGCCGATCCGCGCCAAGCTGACCGCGCTGGTCATCGGCCCGGTGACCGGGCTGCTGGCGCTGTGGATCTTCGCCACCACGCTCACCTTCGGCCCCGCCCTCGACCTGCTCGCCGCGCGTACCCTCCTCTACGACCTCGGCCGCCCGGGCGAGACCGTGGTCGCCGAGCTGCAACGGGAACGGCGGCTCTCGGTGGTCCAGCTCGCCGGTGACGCCGCCCTGCCGGAGCTGGGCGAGCAGCGGGAGCGCACCGACCGGGCAGTGGCCGAGCTGCGCCGCCGGATCGACGGCGAGGACCTGCGCGACGCGGCCGACGACCAGCTCGACGCCCGGCTCGACCAGCTGGGCTCGGCGCTGGAGGCGCTGCCCGCGGGGCGGGCCTTCATCGACGACCGGAAGGTGGACCGGGCCGGCGCGGTCGGCCTCTACAGCGGGATGGTCGGTTCCGCCTTCCAGGCGTTCTCCGCCATGGCCGCGCTGCCCGACGTGCAGCTCAACCGGGAGGCGTCGGCGCTCACCGCGCTGGGCCGCTCCCGCGAGCTGCTGGGCCAGGCCGACGCGCTGCTCGCCGGCGCGGTCACGGCCGGCCGGTACGCCGAGGGCGAGCACGAGCAGCTCGTGCGCACCGTCGAGAACCAGCGCTTCCTGGCCGAGAACGCGGTCGCCGACCTGCCGCCCGACGAGCGCACCGGCTACCAGCGGCTGACCGAGGGCCCGGGCTTCCTCCGGCTGCGCGCCCTGCAGGACACCCTGATCCGCTCCGCCGAGCTGCCCGCCCGGTTCGACGTCCGGGCCTGGGAGAGCAGCCACACCGAGGTCTGGCAGGGACTGCGGGACTTCGAGCTGCGCGGCGCGGACAGCCTGGCCGAACGGTCGGTGCCGATGGCCGTGCGCATCCTGGTCCAGCTCGCCGCCGCCGGGGTGCTGGGCCTGGTGGCCGTCGTGGTCTGCGTCCTGGTGGTGCTGCGGGTCGGTCGGTCGCTGGCGCACCGGCTGACCGGCGTGCGGGGCGCCGCGACCGACATGGCCGAGCGGCGGCTGCCCGACGTGGTCGCCCGACTGCGCCGGGGCGAGGAGGTCGACGTCGACCGGGAGGCCCCCGAACTCGACCACGGCGGCGACGAGATCGGCCAGGTGGCGCGCGCCTTCAACGAGGTGCGGCGGACCGCGGTGCGGGCCGCGGTGGACGAGGTCACCCTGCGCCGCGGGTTCAACGAGGTCATCCTCAACCTGGCCCGCCGCAGCCAGGGCCTCGTGCACCGGCAGTTGGCGCTGCTGGACCGGCTGGAGCGCCGCACCGAGGACCCGGACGAGCTGGCCGGGCTGTTCCAGGTCGACCACCTGGCCACCCGGCTGCGCCGGCACGCCGAGGACCTGGTCATCCTCGCCGGCGCCGCGCCCGGGCGCGGCTGGCGCCGCCCGGTCGCCGCGGTGGACGTGATGCGCGGGGCGATCTCCGAGGTCGAGGCGTACGACCGGGTCGACGTGGGCGAGGTGCAGTCCGCCGGGGTCCTCGGCCGGGCCGTCGGTGACGTGATCCACCTGCTCGCTGAGCTGATCGAGAACGCCACCGCGTTCTCCCCGCCGGGCACCCGGGTGGACGTCACCGGCCGGACCGTCCCGGGCGGTTACGCCATCGACATCACCGACCGGGGCCTGGGCATGTCACCCCCGGCACTGGCGGCGGCCAACCGCAAGCTGGCCGCGCCACCGGAGTTCGACCCGGCCGACAGCGCCCGGCTGGGCCTGTTCGTGGTGGCCCGGCTGGCCGCCCGGCACGGGGTCCGGGTGGAGCTGCGACCGGCCGGGCCGGCCGGCACGACCGCCTCGGTGCTCGTCCCCTCCGATCTGATCACCGACGAGCCGCCGGTCGGCGCGGACGCCACGCCGGCCGGGCCGGAGCGGCGGCGGATGGCGAAGGTGACCCGGCTGACCACGGTGCCGCGGGGGCGGCCGGGCCGGCCGAACCGGGACCGCTCCGAGCCGACCGTGGTGCCGTTGCCGACGGCCCGCGCGTCGACCGTGGAACCGCCGGCCGACGGTGACGGGCTGCCCCGCCGGGTGCGTCGGCGCGGGCCGACGGCGCGTCCCCGGGCGGCCGTCACCGACGTGCCGGCCCACCGGACGCCGGAGGAGGCCCGGCGGGCCATGTCCGCGTTGCAGGCGGGCACCGCCCGGGGGCGTCGGGATGGCTCCCGCACCGTCGGCGGCCCGTCCGCCGCCCGGCTGCGGGACGCCTCCGCCGCCGAGCCGGCCGAGACCGGTACGCCGTCCACCGCGCCGGAGCCGGCGACGGAGCCCTCTTCGCCGGCGCCGGACCATCGAACCGCGACTGAGAGGGACGCCTAG
- a CDS encoding roadblock/LC7 domain-containing protein yields MVHTTRQNADLDWLLDDLVERVPAARQAVVLSADGLLLGASADQDRADAEHLCALASGFSGLAKGATRHLGGGAVRQTVVEMESAYLFVTAAGQGACLAVASDADADIGLVAYEMAMLVIRVGENLAAPARAVGEPTDAR; encoded by the coding sequence GTGGTGCACACGACGCGGCAGAACGCCGATCTCGACTGGCTGCTCGACGACCTGGTGGAACGGGTCCCCGCCGCCCGCCAGGCGGTGGTCCTCTCCGCGGACGGGCTCCTGCTCGGCGCCTCCGCCGACCAGGACCGTGCCGACGCGGAGCACCTCTGCGCGCTGGCGTCCGGCTTCTCCGGCCTGGCCAAGGGGGCCACCCGGCACCTGGGCGGCGGCGCGGTCCGCCAGACGGTGGTGGAGATGGAGTCGGCGTACCTGTTCGTCACGGCCGCCGGGCAGGGCGCCTGCCTCGCCGTGGCCAGCGACGCCGACGCCGACATCGGCCTGGTGGCGTACGAGATGGCGATGCTGGTAATCCGCGTCGGGGAGAATCTGGCCGCACCGGCCCGGGCCGTGGGGGAGCCGACCGATGCGCGCTGA
- a CDS encoding DUF742 domain-containing protein, with protein MRAESPGPQHEWLDADAGPVVRPYTLTGGRVRPPVDGFDLLAFVLTTPAAEPAGAPGLQPEHRRLVELARRPKAVADLAADLDLAVGVVRVLLGDLLAHGFVAVHRPPATAYLPDDNILKAVVSGLRAL; from the coding sequence ATGCGCGCTGAGTCCCCGGGCCCCCAGCACGAGTGGCTGGACGCCGACGCGGGCCCGGTGGTCCGCCCGTACACGCTCACCGGTGGGCGGGTGCGCCCCCCGGTCGACGGCTTCGACCTGCTGGCCTTCGTGCTGACCACGCCGGCGGCCGAGCCGGCCGGCGCGCCCGGTCTGCAGCCGGAGCACCGCCGCCTGGTCGAGCTGGCCCGGCGGCCGAAGGCCGTCGCCGACCTCGCCGCCGACCTGGACCTCGCCGTCGGCGTGGTCCGGGTGCTGCTCGGCGACCTCCTCGCCCACGGGTTCGTCGCGGTGCACCGTCCCCCGGCCACCGCGTACCTGCCCGACGACAACATCCTCAAGGCGGTGGTCAGTGGACTCCGTGCGCTTTGA
- a CDS encoding GTP-binding protein produces the protein MDSVRFDREPAASRLPLALKILIAGGFGAGKTTLVSALSEVRPLQTEEVLTGAGLGTDDVSGVEQKSTTTVAMDFGRITINDDLQVYLFGTPGQDRFWFLWDELAFGALGAVVLADTRRLADCFPSIDYFEQRGVPFVVGVNCFEGSRRFGLEAVRDALDLDPDVPLVLCDARDRQSGKLVLISLVEHVARQRGEPVPVG, from the coding sequence GTGGACTCCGTGCGCTTTGACCGGGAGCCGGCCGCGTCGCGGTTGCCGCTGGCCCTGAAGATCCTCATCGCCGGCGGTTTCGGCGCCGGCAAGACGACGCTGGTCAGCGCGTTGAGCGAGGTGCGGCCGCTGCAGACCGAGGAGGTGCTGACCGGGGCGGGTCTCGGCACCGACGACGTCTCCGGGGTGGAGCAGAAGTCGACCACCACCGTGGCCATGGACTTCGGCCGGATCACCATCAACGACGACCTCCAGGTCTATCTGTTCGGCACCCCGGGCCAGGACCGGTTCTGGTTCCTCTGGGACGAGCTGGCCTTCGGGGCGCTGGGCGCGGTGGTGCTCGCCGACACCCGCCGGCTGGCCGACTGCTTTCCCTCGATCGACTACTTCGAGCAGCGGGGCGTCCCCTTCGTGGTGGGGGTGAACTGCTTCGAGGGCTCCCGGCGGTTCGGGCTGGAGGCGGTGCGGGACGCCCTGGACCTCGATCCGGACGTTCCGCTGGTGCTCTGCGACGCCCGGGACCGGCAGTCCGGCAAGCTGGTGCTGATCTCGCTGGTCGAGCACGTCGCGCGGCAGCGCGGCGAGCCGGTGCCGGTGGGCTGA
- a CDS encoding lactonase family protein codes for MTGTGEVVHIGGYTAEAGGRAEGIVAARRDPATGALTPLGTAAVTPSPSFLVRHPGLPVLYAVNELSEGRLSAFRVAPDGDLAPLGVLPTGGAEPCHLAVAPNGRHVFVANYGGGSVAVFPVDAEGVPGERTDLVRHEGHGADPERQEKAHCHMVSPDPGGGPLLAVDLGTDSVYRYDLDVASGRLVPRAPRLRTPAGTGPRHLARHPDGRRAWLVGELDATVTAYDLTAEGLHQRVRVDASGRTGHVQPSEVAVGPDGRFLYVGNRGVGTVSVFALDGAAPELVAEVDTGGGWPRHFALAGEHLYVADERADLIGVFRVDPGSGVPERVGEPVPVASPTCVLV; via the coding sequence GTGACCGGCACGGGCGAGGTCGTCCACATCGGCGGCTACACGGCGGAGGCGGGGGGACGGGCGGAGGGGATCGTCGCGGCGCGGCGGGACCCGGCGACCGGGGCGCTGACCCCGCTCGGCACGGCGGCGGTCACCCCGTCGCCGTCGTTCCTCGTCCGGCATCCGGGGCTTCCGGTGCTCTACGCGGTCAACGAGTTGTCCGAGGGGCGGCTGAGCGCCTTCCGGGTGGCGCCGGACGGCGACCTCGCGCCGCTGGGCGTCCTTCCGACCGGCGGTGCCGAGCCGTGCCACCTCGCGGTGGCGCCGAACGGCCGGCACGTGTTCGTGGCCAACTACGGCGGCGGCAGTGTGGCGGTGTTCCCGGTGGACGCCGAGGGCGTGCCGGGGGAGCGCACCGACCTGGTCCGGCACGAGGGGCACGGCGCCGACCCGGAGCGGCAGGAGAAGGCCCACTGCCACATGGTCTCGCCCGACCCGGGCGGTGGGCCCCTGCTCGCCGTCGACCTGGGCACCGACTCGGTCTACCGGTACGACCTCGACGTCGCCTCCGGGCGGCTGGTGCCCCGGGCGCCCCGGCTGCGGACGCCGGCCGGCACCGGCCCCCGGCACCTGGCCCGGCACCCGGACGGCCGGCGGGCCTGGCTGGTCGGTGAGCTGGACGCCACGGTGACCGCGTACGACCTGACGGCGGAGGGGTTGCACCAGCGGGTCCGGGTCGACGCCAGCGGCCGGACCGGGCACGTGCAGCCCTCGGAGGTGGCCGTCGGACCGGACGGTCGCTTCCTCTACGTGGGCAACCGCGGTGTGGGCACGGTCTCCGTCTTCGCGTTGGACGGCGCCGCGCCGGAGCTGGTGGCCGAGGTCGACACCGGCGGTGGGTGGCCCCGGCACTTCGCGCTGGCCGGGGAGCACCTCTACGTCGCCGACGAGCGGGCCGACCTGATCGGGGTCTTCCGGGTGGACCCGGGCAGCGGCGTGCCGGAGCGGGTCGGCGAGCCGGTTCCGGTGGCGAGTCCGACGTGCGTGCTGGTGTGA
- a CDS encoding substrate-binding domain-containing protein yields the protein MRTNLRGAGAAAAATALVAVVAGSWFGYQQLAGPNCSGRIELSVSAAPEIAPAVRGAADDWVANGARVGDTCIAVNVTSAEPVDVAAAVASKHGATLAGVGQASGTAVTPDVWVPDSSTWLVRLKAGGASAFAPGNGASIARSPVVVALPEPVASRIGWPDKDLRWSDLLKQVTSSKPLRAGIVEPTQDAAGLSGLLSLTAAASSTGEAGSPQAQEAMVGALRALATNRSSLRQDLLARFPRSSDPTAIANGLGAAALSEEDVIAYNNTKPPLKLAALYLDPPPISLDYPFAVLPGIEPSKASAARVLYEALRSGDFKDRLAAQSLRAPDGNWGRGFQAPTGAPSPANGGEKQVPPSGQGGAAELDPVAIATATTTWSVATQSGRMLCVVDVSGSMKKPVATANGASREQVTVAAASQGLGLFDDSWSIGLWTFSTNLRGTQDWNELVGIGPLSGNRGTLQRGLASIRPSSGDTGLYDTMLAAYQKVQQDWEPGKVNSIVLFTDGQNEDDNGISQKDLLDKLKKLRDDEQPVQVIIIGIGTDVNRKELKSITDVTGGGAFVTTDPSKIGEIFLQAIALRPPAPR from the coding sequence ATGCGTACTAACCTTCGTGGGGCAGGTGCCGCCGCGGCGGCGACCGCTCTCGTCGCCGTCGTAGCCGGTTCCTGGTTCGGATACCAGCAGCTGGCCGGCCCGAACTGCTCGGGTCGGATCGAGCTGTCGGTGTCGGCCGCCCCGGAGATCGCCCCGGCGGTGCGCGGCGCCGCCGACGACTGGGTCGCCAACGGCGCCCGGGTCGGTGACACCTGCATCGCCGTCAACGTCACCTCGGCCGAGCCGGTCGACGTGGCCGCCGCCGTGGCGAGCAAGCACGGAGCCACCCTGGCCGGCGTCGGGCAGGCCAGTGGCACCGCGGTGACGCCCGACGTCTGGGTGCCCGACTCCTCCACCTGGCTGGTCCGGCTCAAGGCCGGCGGGGCCAGCGCCTTCGCCCCGGGCAACGGCGCCTCGATCGCGCGCAGCCCGGTGGTGGTCGCGCTGCCCGAGCCGGTGGCCTCGCGGATCGGCTGGCCGGACAAGGACCTCCGCTGGTCCGACCTGCTCAAGCAGGTGACGTCCAGCAAGCCGCTGCGGGCCGGGATCGTCGAGCCGACGCAGGACGCGGCCGGCCTGTCCGGCCTGCTGTCGCTGACCGCCGCCGCCAGCTCCACCGGTGAGGCCGGTTCCCCGCAGGCCCAGGAGGCCATGGTCGGGGCGCTGCGGGCGCTGGCCACCAACCGGTCCTCGCTGCGGCAGGACCTCCTCGCGCGGTTCCCGCGCTCGTCCGACCCCACGGCCATCGCCAACGGGCTGGGCGCGGCGGCGCTGTCCGAAGAGGACGTGATCGCCTACAACAACACCAAGCCGCCGCTCAAGCTGGCCGCGCTCTACCTCGATCCGCCGCCGATCTCGCTGGACTACCCGTTCGCGGTGCTGCCGGGGATCGAGCCGAGCAAGGCGTCGGCCGCGCGGGTGCTCTACGAGGCGCTGCGCTCCGGCGACTTCAAGGACCGGCTCGCGGCCCAGTCGCTGCGCGCGCCGGACGGCAACTGGGGTCGCGGTTTCCAGGCGCCGACGGGCGCGCCGAGCCCGGCCAACGGTGGGGAGAAGCAGGTTCCGCCGTCCGGTCAGGGCGGCGCGGCCGAGCTGGACCCGGTCGCCATCGCGACGGCGACCACCACGTGGTCGGTCGCCACCCAGTCCGGTCGGATGCTCTGCGTCGTGGACGTCTCCGGCTCGATGAAGAAGCCGGTGGCCACGGCGAACGGCGCCAGCCGGGAGCAGGTCACGGTGGCGGCCGCGAGTCAGGGCCTGGGGCTGTTCGACGACTCCTGGTCGATCGGCCTGTGGACGTTCTCCACCAACCTGCGGGGCACGCAGGACTGGAACGAGCTGGTCGGGATCGGCCCGCTGTCGGGCAACCGGGGCACGCTGCAGCGCGGTCTGGCCTCCATCCGCCCCTCCAGCGGCGACACCGGCCTGTACGACACGATGCTCGCGGCCTACCAGAAGGTCCAGCAGGACTGGGAGCCCGGCAAGGTCAACTCGATCGTGCTCTTCACCGACGGCCAGAACGAGGACGACAACGGCATCTCGCAGAAGGACCTGCTCGACAAGCTGAAGAAGCTGCGGGACGACGAGCAGCCGGTGCAGGTGATCATCATCGGCATCGGCACCGACGTGAACCGCAAGGAGCTGAAGTCGATCACGGACGTCACCGGCGGCGGCGCGTTCGTGACCACCGACCCGAGCAAGATCGGCGAGATCTTCCTGCAGGCGATCGCGTTGCGGCCGCCCGCTCCGCGTTGA